The genomic window gaGATCTagcgcgaaaaaaaagacgaagGAAAACagagcgcgagagaggcacCGCAGCGGAGAGGCGAAAATCGACTGAGCCGCGTACGCCTTCGCCGTCTCCCTTCTTTTTCCCtcccgtttttttttttgatttTTCGAGCCTTCCCGtctccacctccctccccctctgccaCCCCACTTGGATGATGGCGTCGGGGGGCGGCAACACGTAAGACAACGCACAAAGAGGAAAAATGGCGGGGACAAGAGGCAAAACACAACAGACAACAGACACATGCACAGACGAGAGCGACAACATGGGGAGGGAAGAAAAGGGAATAAAAAACGAAGAGCGAAAAAGACAAACAAGGGgcaagacacgcacacagcgctacgctgcggcgcagatacacacacgtacatacACACTGAAAGGCGCccaagtgtgtgcgtgcgtgtgcgcttgctTGGTGGTTCGCCTCTGTACGCGTGCCCACACGTTTGTGGTGAACGACAAAGGAGAGATGAGTGCTGGTgaaaggaagggaagggacGGAAGGGGTACAGAAAAGTAAACGCAAAccacacacgaacacacacgcgaaaaCACGGTAAGAACGAGAAGAGGAGTGTTGGTCACTTGCAACAAGCACAGTAGAAAAGGAAACATGAAACAGACACGACACAGCAGACCCACCACACAACCCAGCCCACGCCCCAGTAAAAAGccgagagacacacacaaacgcacaaAGATTCATAACAAGAGAATACACTCgagcggagaaggaggtgcacCTAGACACGTTAACAGAGGAACGTGAAGAGGTAAAGAATgggcacggcggcgaggaagcACGCCTGCTCTACGCTGCGGTGTGAAGAAGGAGGATGGGCGTCACTACGCATTGCAGTTTTCGAcgataaaaaaaaaagaaaacccCTTGAGCATGCGGGCATCCTACATATATACACGCTATGCATGCAGCTCTCTCACCGATGCCAGCCCCCGTGACACTTGTGCAGTCCGTCTTAGTAAGCTCTGCACTCCCCAGATGAAGCCatcaccgcccccccccccacacacacacacacatgccaACGCACGCTTCCACAGCCCTTCCCCTGCCCTCTTCCCACATCACGCGGCAACGCGCACAGCCGTCTGCCTCGACTGTCTACTTGGCCAGCTCGTACCGCTGTTTCGCCTTCCGTAGCACCTGCACCACGTAGTGATAGAAGAAATCGACGTAGAGCAGCGACTGCACAAACCCGCTGAGGACCGAGATCCAGCGCACTTTGTGATAAATATAGTAGCGAATCGCCCAATGGATCATGTAAACGACGCGGTATGCGCCGAGACAGAAGAGGTAGTGAGACGTCAGTGCATCGTACCGCTCGGTGTACTCGAGCAAGAAGATCTGCGGCAGAATCGCGACAGCCTCTAGATACTGCGAGAAGGTCCAACACAGCTCGATAacgatgctgcgccgcggtgtCCCGTGAAACAGGATGGAGAGCACCACGCACGGAACGATGAGGTAGCGGATGCGGAAGGTGTCGTTTTCGCGGTCGTAGGTCGCCTTCCATGGACTCTTGAATTTCATCAAGTAGCAGATATGCAGCGTTGAGGCGATGAAGAAGATCTTCATGGTGGTGTTATAGATGCCAATGAAAGAAAACAGCACATCAATGTAGCGCGTACAGAAGACGATGGCGAACAACTCCATCGACTTGAGTGAGATACCGGCGGCAGAGCGCTGACGCAGCATCTTCGATAAGAGGATCAAGATAGCGCTGAGGTGCAGCATATCACCGACTACACGAACCAACGCCATTTTCTGCCGGAGTGCTCGATGCTCTCACTTTCTACTAACACGgcttcgtgtgtgtgtttgcgtatTGGCGGAGACCAGGGGAGACGGCTCCCTAGACGTGCACACGATCTAAGCGAGATGAACAATGCCAACGAGCCTCACGAAGCAATATAAGCAggcatatatatatatatatatatatgtctTCGGAGGTACGTATGtatgcgcttgtgtgcgtgtatgcgtcAGTGGCACCCGGTTTTCACTCCGCCTCTCCGTTTTCCTTTGGTTCTTCAATGTTCAATCAGTCGGCGTGTGGCTGTGTCGGTGCGCcttgcgcttgtgtgtgacGGGCTCGAGGGCAAACGCGGGAAACTGCGGCTGGGTATCCGCCACAGGTACGGAGAGCAGAAAAAGGAAGGGAGAACAACATCAAGGGTGAGAGCAAGAGTTTCCCTGAAAGAGCGGCGCCGGTCGTCGAAGTGAGACAGTGCCGTGACGGACAGCGAAGAGCGAACATGTGTCTGAATGGGAGTACAAGCACATACCTCTGAGCCCCTCTGTCCCACCCAAAGATGGGGCACGCGCCTTCGAACGTTAGCAGCAACTGAATGGATGGCCTTGAACAATATACACAACGCCAGCAACCACGCTAGAGCACGTTAGTGATGTGCCGTCAGCCAAGTCCATCACGGAGCTAGTCTATTCGCATGAAACAAACGGGAATGTCTCAGGGACGCATTCGGAATCTGGAACGTCTCTCACACATCACCATACCTTCGACATGTAAACACGAATGAGAGGTGTCGCAGCTTCTACTTTTGCCGTGTgcctttccctccccctccccctggaACGTATCCTGCGTTCCTTTTCTCGCCTCGATTTTCGTTCATGCGTAATGAAGATACCAGACACGGGAACACACCGCCGTCCCACCGTAGGCTACACACGTGAagacggcacgcacacaggcttgcacgcacacacacacacacagagtgcagagaaacagagagccAAGGAAAAGACAGACCAACACACTTCACTAGACATGGGTGagcgacggtggtgcggctCCCTGGTGGTTACGAAAAGCGCGGgggagcggaggaggggcaccaacgacggcaacggctgCCGCAGTGTCGAAAACCACGCAAGGACACCAACGGGAGACGCGGCACGGCCACGGAGCCTTCGCAGTTCAGAAAggtggggaggagaagagacgAAGACGGAGGTCGACCTCACCGCCGactcaccgcctccacgccagcagcagtagGCAAAGGGGTCCCAAAACCGTCGTGAAGGGCCTCGAGTGCGCTGGAGGGAACGGCAGCGGTACACCCCGCGGGGGAGGTAGGGTGATCACCGAAAGAAGTTATGTACGCCTTTCGTTCGTCGCGCTTTATCTGCTGCTCTACAGCTTGCACCAGGAGCACCTCCCTATTTTTTCACTCCACCTTGATCGACCGGGTGGGTAGCAGGAGCGGGTTCATCTGCGCCATGTATATGAGCACCCACgacagccagcagcagaaggtGGCCACCGCGCACAATACGCGGACAAGGTCGACCTGGCTTTTCGCCCAGAGCGGGGCGCTCAGTGCACCGATAGCGCCGATAATGATAAAGATGAGAGTACCGAGAAAGAGGCCCATGGTGCGCCGCGTAGCGATGCTGCGCTTGTTCGACAACTTCTAGGCCTGGGAAAAGAGGAGACGTAGCTGTTCCTGCGCCTCCCCAACACTTGATGCACTCGCGtgagaggaaagggggaggagcaacagcaggcacagcagcacggagGCGCAAGTCAAGGAatggggaggaagagaggagagggggagtgCGAGAAGAGCATAAACAGAATGCGTAATTTGCTTTTCTTTGCCCAGTTTTGTTTCCTTCGCTTCTCAGTGgtacaacacacacacacacacacacacaacggaACAAACGAAAGCTCGATGAAAGAAAGGGCGTGTGTAAAGCAGTTGCCTGAGTCGGTGTGAATGGTTGGCTTGTCGAGCAGGGATACAGGCAACCACGAGAAGACGGCTCGAAAGGGGTAAAAGCGAATAtgcgcagctgtggcgtGTTAGTTAccgtatgtatgtgtgtttgtatgtgtacgtgtgtcaGTGAATTCGTCCGGGCGAGAAAGGGGCCACGGCACAGGGAACGTAAGTGGAAGCGGTGCACCAAGATGAGGGGGTGTGGAGGGTGGGGGCACAGGAaggacggaggaggagggaagtTGGTCATGGACACAGAGATCGAGAGGAGAAAAGAGTTGCAGGCAAATGGGGGGGTCAGGAGGCGGCAGACACGACGTCCCTGCACATCAACCATGCAGTCGAGCTACGCTTCCTCCTCGGGAACCATGTGCCGGACACACCGCAGAGCAGTCGTCTTGAGTCCtgcacactcacacgcaaGCCGACAGGAGAAGCAGGTcgcatctctccctctctccaaATGCTCTGTCGCTTACTGCCCCTGCCTCTTCCACTTTGTGTTCCCTTGTAGCGGTGGGTGtcgggaagaggaggagaaggatcGGGTGGATTGCAGCCCACTCAGACAAGCCAGTGGCAAGGAGACAACGCTGACACAAGGGAAACAATGCACTTCGCTTCCCTCATTTTTCCCCTCAAGGATTCCGTCAAGCGTGAGGCAACGCGATGCAGGGAAATAAGTGGAGAAGACCCAGCGAGGAGGGACCAGAAAAATTTGGATGTCGATAGAGAAGGCAGCATGGGAAAAGAGCGAGGACGCGAGGGAGGCGTGCACGAGGCCGCAAGAAGCGCACAAATAAAAGTGCCCCACACGTCATTCCCTCACAGGGTCGGGTTCTCCAACTCACTCACCACGCG from Leishmania major strain Friedlin complete genome, chromosome 28 includes these protein-coding regions:
- a CDS encoding ER lumen retaining receptor-like protein, with the protein product MALVRVVGDMLHLSAILILLSKMLRQRSAAGISLKSMELFAIVFCTRYIDVLFSFIGIYNTTMKIFFIASTLHICYLMKFKSPWKATYDRENDTFRIRYLIVPCVVLSILFHGTPRRSIVIELCWTFSQYLEAVAILPQIFLLEYTERYDALTSHYLFCLGAYRVVYMIHWAIRYYIYHKVRWISVLSGFVQSLLYVDFFYHYVVQVLRKAKQRYELAK